A single region of the Triticum dicoccoides isolate Atlit2015 ecotype Zavitan chromosome 2B, WEW_v2.0, whole genome shotgun sequence genome encodes:
- the LOC119364885 gene encoding peroxisomal membrane protein 11-4-like translates to MSGGGAGDTLDKLVVFLAKRDGVDKLVKTYQYVAKLAHWAAETSHPGLAGRAKSWETAAGLSRKVFRSGRSLTGFNALRRSPGEFGALAVLANAGEMVYFFFDHFTWLSRVGVLEPWLARRASFVSAFGECVGYVFFIAMDFIMIRRGIRRERALLRGGEGKEEEREGEVRRIRADRVMRLMGTAANLADLVIAVADIEPNPFCNHAVTLGISGLVSAWAGWYRNWPS, encoded by the coding sequence atgagcggcggcggcgccggcgacacGCTGGACAAGCTGGTGGTGTTCCTGGCGAAGCGCGACGGCGTCGACAAGCTGGTGAAGACGTACCAGTACGTGGCGAAGCTGGCGCACTGGGCGGCGGAGACGTCGCACCCGGGGCTGGCGGGGCGCGCCAAGAGCTGGGAGACGGCGGCCGGGCTGAGCCGCAAGGTGTTCCGGTCGGGCCGGTCACTGACGGGCTTCAACGCGCTGCGGCGGTCCCCGGGGGAGTTCGGCGCGCTGGCCGTGCTGGCCAACGCCGGCGAGATGGTCTACTTCTTCTTCGACCACTTCACGTGGCTGTCGCGCGTGGGCGTGCTGGAGCCCTGGCTGGCGCGCCGCGCGAGCTTCGTGTCGGCGTTCGGCGAGTGCGTCGGCTACGTCTTCTTCATCGCCATGGACTTCATCATGATCAGGCGCGGGATCAGGCGGGAGAGGGCGCTGCTGCGCGGCGgcgaggggaaggaggaggagagggagggcgAGGTGCGGAGGATCCGGGCGGACCGGGTGATGCGGCTCATGGGGACGGCGGCCAACCTGGCGGACCTGGTCATCGCCGTCGCGGACATCGAGCCCAACCCGTTCTGCAACCACGCCGTCACGCTGGGGATcagcggcctcgtctccgcctgggCTGGGTGGTATAGGAACTGGCCGTCGTGA